In one Magallana gigas chromosome 7, xbMagGiga1.1, whole genome shotgun sequence genomic region, the following are encoded:
- the LOC105342138 gene encoding allatostatin-A receptor isoform X1 codes for MDAIYNASFTQNASNITGPDTSALLFESLVRIIIPTIFGLIVFLGLVGNLLVIIVVFSYKQMQNTTNILIVSLAFADLFFIIFCVPFTATLYALPIWPFGDIWCKIVNYLMYVCAYASVWTLVLMSFDRYLAVVHPISSMRFRNTRNACILIVLTWFIFSVGHIRLLLQYRMHEYEYSGANRSSCINSEEDTLPLFHACFFAFGYVIPLLITCVLYGFLLKRLLYGVVPGGSQRAESIRSKKRVTRMIIIVVVVFAICWLPIHISFMIQYLGPDYEASIVNTSFMMTANCIAYMNSCMNPILYAFLSENFRRSFKNLLCCKRERNNKFEYERTHARGHEKDQKHTLLNNETKPLDVTSKECLLNNTLKITENGKDSNSNSENELEMRTVITICNTQDE; via the exons atggatgCAATTTATAACGCAAGTTTTACTCAGAACGCTTCAAACATCACCGGCCCGGACACCAGTGCCTTGCTTTTCGAGAGCTTAGTCCGCATCATCATTCCCACCATCTTTGGATTGATCGTCTTCCTAGGACTAGTGGGAAACCTTCTCGTCATCATTGTCGTGTTCTCGTACAAACAAATGCAGAACACAACCAACATTCTTATCGTCAGTCTGGCATTCGCAGATctgttctttataattttttgtgtgCCTTTCACGGCTACTTTATATGCATTGCCTATATGGCCGTTCGGTGATATTTGGTGTAAAATCGTAAACTATCTCATGTATGTTTGCGCATATGCAAGTGTCTGGACGCTCGTGTTAATGTCGTTTGACCGATATTTGGCTGTGGTTCATCCTATTTCTTCGATGAGATTTCGAAATACTCGCAACGCATGTATTCTCATTGTCTTGACTTGGTTCATTTTTAGTGTTGGGCATATTCGCTTGCTCTTGCAATATCGTATGCACGAATACGAATACAGTGGGGCAAACAGATCTAGTTGTATTAATTCAGAGGAAGACACATTGCCATTGTTTCATGCCTGCTTTTTTGCTTTCGGCTACGTCATCCCACTTCTAATTACTTGTGTTTTATATGGATTCCTGCTAAAACGTCTTTTATACGGTGTGGTGCCAGGGGGAAGCCAAAGAGCCGAGAGTATCCGAAGTAAAAAGCGCGTCACGCGCATGATTATTATAGTGGTTGTTGTATTTGCAATATGTTGGCTTCCTATTCATATTTCCTTTATGATTCAGTATTTAGGTCCAGACTATGAAGCAAGCATTGTTAACACATCTTTTATGATGACTGCCAATTGCATTGCATATATGAATAGCTGTATGAACCCTATTTTATACGCATTTCTCTCGGAAAACTTTCGAAGGAGTTTCAAAAATCTGTTGTGCTGTAAACGTGAGAGGAATAACAAATTTGAATACGAGCGAACTCATGCCAGAGGTCACGAAAAAGACCAAAAACATACTTTGTTAAACAATGAAACTAAACCTTTAGATGTGACCTCAAAAGAATGTTTATTAAacaacactttgaaaataacGGAGAATGGAAAGGATTCCAATAGTAATTCGGAGAATGAGCTTGAAATGAGAACCGTTATAACAATATGTAATACACAGG ATGAGTAA
- the LOC105336328 gene encoding allatostatin-A receptor translates to MLNVSYQNGTIHQEESGLDISAYLDFENFVKYFIPVIFGLLVLFGMIGNTMVIYLISFKEKLNQPTNILIFFLALADLLFVLSCVPYTAVHYAMSDWPFGNIWCKVVNFTTHVCAYASVWTLVLLSLDRCLAVVHPMASKKIRTRRNTFLMVYATWAIIICGNIPVLLQFGVIRYQWEGFDRSACLNLAGLYNKRVLQVFYGCFFIFGYAFPLTLICTLYGSLVKHLRLRTPLSLRRHRRSMRAKRQATRMIISFVIAFALCWLPIHAILIIKNFIDFEATIGFTAVMMFANCLAYINSCINPILYFFLSEKFQRNFRSCLSNSRSWTCIKKDQPRGGRLETVIINCNKEINDTKITDIV, encoded by the coding sequence ATGTTGAACGTCTCGTATCAAAACGGAACAATCCATCAGGAAGAGAGCGGACTCGACATCAGTGCATATCTGGATTTCGAAAACTTTGTAAAGTATTTCATTCCAGTCATTTTTGGACTGTTGGTACTTTTTGGAATGATAGGAAACACGATGGTCATATATTTGATCTCGTTCAAAGAAAAACTGAACCAACCAACCAACATTCTGATATTTTTCCTTGCACTTGCTGACTTGCTATTTGTACTTTCGTGTGTTCCATACACGGCAGTCCACTATGCAATGTCGGATTGGCCTTTCGGAAATATCTGGTGTAAAGTTGTAAACTTCACCACACATGTCTGTGCATATGCCAGCGTTTGGACACTGGTACTTTTGTCTTTAGATAGATGCCTCGCTGTTGTGCACCCTATGGCATCCAAAAAAATAAGAACCCGGCGAAACACTTTCCTCATGGTGTATGCAACATGGGCAATAATCATTTGTGGTAATATTCCTGTTCTTTTGCAATTCGGAGTTATCAGGTACCAATGGGAGGGCTTTGACCGGTCAGCATGCCTCAATCTGGCCGGTCTTTACAACAAACGTGTCTTACAGGTGTTCTACGGCTGTTTCTTTATCTTTGGCTATGCTTTTCCACTGACTCTTATTTGTACGCTGTACGGATCTCTTGTCAAACATCTACGCCTTAGAACCCCTTTGTCCTTGCGACGACACCGGAGAAGCATGCGGGCCAAGCGACAGGCGACTCGGATGATCATCAGTTTTGTGATTGCATTTGCCTTATGCTGGCTACCGATCCATGCTATTCTGATTATTAAGAACTTCATAGATTTTGAAGCAACGATAGGGTTTACTGCAGTAATGATGTTCGCCAATTGTCTTGCATATATAAACAGCTGTATAAATCCAATCTTATATTTTTTCCTGTCCGagaaatttcaaagaaattttcgAAGTTGTTTATCAAACTCCAGGAGTTGGACATGCATTAAAAAGGATCAACCCAGAGGAGGAAGATTGGAAACCGTTATAATTAACTGCAATAAAGAAATCAATGATACTAAAATCACAGATATTGTGTAA
- the LOC105342138 gene encoding allatostatin-A receptor isoform X2 encodes MEMSNIVGNLSNFTTMYPNTSCENLTLCNRTDEYLNMEAFLRFEHLVQIIIPMIFGLIVILGFVGNILVIFVVWSYKQMQNTTNILIVSLAVADLFFIIFCVPFTAASYAMWIWPFGDIWCKIANYLMHVSAYASVWTLVLLSLDRYLAVVHPIPSMRLRNRRNTYLLVYITWTFICCGNVPIFLQYGVVYYNWMGFQRSACLNLDGMRNKMKQKVFYVCFFAFGYMIPLMLICLLYGFLLKRLLYGVVPGGSQRADSIRAKKRVTKMVVIVVLIFALCWLPIQVIFLVQHFDPDYELTTETSSINMAANCLAYMNSCVNPILYAFLSENFRRSFRRLLCCLPEPCSKYAHEKTNVRGMETRDTLLNNGSSKSKSENGKDKNCNVGECIELKALTEL; translated from the exons ATGGAG ATGAGTAACATTGTTGGAAACCTATCTAATTTCACAACCATGTATCCAAACACATCTTGTGAAAATCTGACTTTGTGCAACCGTACGGACGAGTACTTGAACATGGAAGCTTTTTTAAGGTTTGAACATCTTGTGCAAATCATCATACCCATGATATTTGGATTGATAGTCATCCTGGGATTCGTAGGAAATATCTTAGTCATATTTGTTGTTTGGTCTTACAAACAAATGCAAAATACCACCAACATTCTGATTGTCAGTTTGGCCGTGGCGGACTTATTCTTTATCATCTTTTGTGTTCCGTTTACGGCAGCCAGCTACGCAATGTGGATCTGGCCGTTTGGTGACATCTGGTGCAAAATCGCCAATTATTTGATGCATGTCTCTGCGTACGCTAGTGTCTGGACCTTGGTATTGCTTTCCCTCGATAGATACTTAGCAGTCGTACATCCGATACCATCGATGCGCCTGCGCAACCGACGTAATACTTATCTTCTCGTATACATTACTTGGACCTTCATCTGTTGCGGAAATGTGCCCATTTTCTTACAATATGGCGTAGTTTACTACAACTGGATGGGTTTTCAGCGATCGGCATGCTTGAATCTTGATGGTATGAGAAATAAAATGAAGCAAAAAGTCTTCTACGTGTGTTTCTTCGCGTTTGGATACATGATACCGCTGATGCTGATTTGCCTACTGTACGGGTTCCTATTGAAGCGACTTCTTTATGGTGTTGTACCGGGGGGTAGTCAGCGAGCCGACAGCATCAGAGCCAAAAAGAGGGTCACTAAAATGGTTGTCATCGTAGTTCTGATATTTGCTCTGTGTTGGCTTCCTATTCAAGTGATCTTTTTGGTTCAACATTTTGACCCCGACTATGAACTTACTACTGAGACTTCTTCTATTAATATGGCCGCCAACTGCTTAGCATACATGAACAGTTGTGTCAATCCCATTTTGTATGCATTTTTGTCTGAAAATTTCAGACGAAGTTTTCGTCGATTACTTTGCTGTCTACCAGAACCTTGTAGCAAATACGCACACGAGAAAACAAACGTCAGAGGAATGGAAACCAGAGATACGTTGCTTAACAATGGCAGTTCAAAAAGTAAAAGTGAAAATGGCAAAGACAAAAATTGCAATGTTGGTGAATGTATTGAACTGAAAGCGCTCACTGAATTGTAA
- the LOC136269838 gene encoding allatostatin-A receptor-like, translating into MLNVSYQNGTIHQEESGLDISAYLDFENFVKYFIPVIFGLLVLFGMIGNTMVIYLISFKEKLNQPTNILIFFLALADLLFVLSCVPHTAVHYAMSDLPFGNIWCKVVNFTTHVFAYASVWTLVLLSLDRCLAVVHPMASKKIRTRRNTFLMVYATWAIIICGNIPVLLQFGVIRYQWEGFDRSACLNLAGLYNKRVLQVFYGCFFIFGYAFPLTLICTLYGSLVKHLRLRTPLSLRRHRRSMQAKRQATRMIISCVIAFALCWLPIHAILIIKNFIDFEATIGFTAVMMFANCLAYINSCINPILYVFLSEKFQGNFRSCLSNSRSWTCIKKDQPRGGRLETVIINCNKEINDTKITDIV; encoded by the coding sequence ATGTTGAACGTCTCGTATCAAAACGGAACAATCCATCAGGAAGAGAGCGGACTCGACATCAGTGCATATCTGGATTTCGAAAACTTTGTAAAGTATTTCATTCCAGTCATTTTTGGACTGTTGGTACTTTTTGGAATGATAGGAAACACGATGGTCATATATTTGATCTCGTTCAAAGAAAAACTGAACCAACCAACCAACATTCTGATATTTTTCCTTGCACTTGCTGACTTGCTATTTGTACTTTCGTGTGTTCCACACACGGCAGTCCACTATGCAATGTCGGATTTGCCTTTCGGAAATATCTGGTGTAAAGTTGTAAACTTCACCACACATGTCTTTGCATATGCCAGCGTTTGGACACTGGTGCTTTTGTCTTTAGATAGATGCCTCGCTGTTGTGCACCCTATGGCATCCAAAAAAATAAGAACCCGGCGAAACACTTTCCTCATGGTGTATGCAACATGGGCAATAATCATTTGTGGTAATATTCCTGTTCTTTTGCAATTCGGAGTTATCAGGTACCAATGGGAGGGCTTTGACCGGTCAGCATGCCTCAATCTAGCCGGTCTTTACAACAAACGTGTCTTACAGGTGTTCTACGGCTGTTTCTTTATCTTTGGCTATGCTTTTCCACTGACTCTTATTTGTACGCTGTACGGATCTCTTGTCAAACATCTACGCCTTAGAACCCCTTTATCCTTGCGACGACACCGGAGAAGCATGCAGGCCAAGCGACAGGCGACTCGGATGATCATCAGTTGTGTGATTGCATTTGCCTTATGCTGGCTACCGATCCATGCTATTCTGATTATTAAGAACTTCATAGATTTTGAAGCAACGATAGGGTTTACTGCAGTAATGATGTTCGCCAATTGTCTTGCATATATAAACAGCTGTATTAATCCAATCTTATATGTTTTCCTGTCCGAGAAATTTCAAGGAAATTTTCGAAGTTGTTTATCAAACTCCAGGAGTTGGACATGCATTAAAAAGGACCAACCCAGAGGAGGAAGATTGGAAACCGTTATAATTAACTGCAATAAAGAAATCAATGATACTAAAATCACAGATATTGTGTAA
- the LOC105342138 gene encoding allatostatin-A receptor isoform X3, with product MSNIVGNLSNFTTMYPNTSCENLTLCNRTDEYLNMEAFLRFEHLVQIIIPMIFGLIVILGFVGNILVIFVVWSYKQMQNTTNILIVSLAVADLFFIIFCVPFTAASYAMWIWPFGDIWCKIANYLMHVSAYASVWTLVLLSLDRYLAVVHPIPSMRLRNRRNTYLLVYITWTFICCGNVPIFLQYGVVYYNWMGFQRSACLNLDGMRNKMKQKVFYVCFFAFGYMIPLMLICLLYGFLLKRLLYGVVPGGSQRADSIRAKKRVTKMVVIVVLIFALCWLPIQVIFLVQHFDPDYELTTETSSINMAANCLAYMNSCVNPILYAFLSENFRRSFRRLLCCLPEPCSKYAHEKTNVRGMETRDTLLNNGSSKSKSENGKDKNCNVGECIELKALTEL from the coding sequence ATGAGTAACATTGTTGGAAACCTATCTAATTTCACAACCATGTATCCAAACACATCTTGTGAAAATCTGACTTTGTGCAACCGTACGGACGAGTACTTGAACATGGAAGCTTTTTTAAGGTTTGAACATCTTGTGCAAATCATCATACCCATGATATTTGGATTGATAGTCATCCTGGGATTCGTAGGAAATATCTTAGTCATATTTGTTGTTTGGTCTTACAAACAAATGCAAAATACCACCAACATTCTGATTGTCAGTTTGGCCGTGGCGGACTTATTCTTTATCATCTTTTGTGTTCCGTTTACGGCAGCCAGCTACGCAATGTGGATCTGGCCGTTTGGTGACATCTGGTGCAAAATCGCCAATTATTTGATGCATGTCTCTGCGTACGCTAGTGTCTGGACCTTGGTATTGCTTTCCCTCGATAGATACTTAGCAGTCGTACATCCGATACCATCGATGCGCCTGCGCAACCGACGTAATACTTATCTTCTCGTATACATTACTTGGACCTTCATCTGTTGCGGAAATGTGCCCATTTTCTTACAATATGGCGTAGTTTACTACAACTGGATGGGTTTTCAGCGATCGGCATGCTTGAATCTTGATGGTATGAGAAATAAAATGAAGCAAAAAGTCTTCTACGTGTGTTTCTTCGCGTTTGGATACATGATACCGCTGATGCTGATTTGCCTACTGTACGGGTTCCTATTGAAGCGACTTCTTTATGGTGTTGTACCGGGGGGTAGTCAGCGAGCCGACAGCATCAGAGCCAAAAAGAGGGTCACTAAAATGGTTGTCATCGTAGTTCTGATATTTGCTCTGTGTTGGCTTCCTATTCAAGTGATCTTTTTGGTTCAACATTTTGACCCCGACTATGAACTTACTACTGAGACTTCTTCTATTAATATGGCCGCCAACTGCTTAGCATACATGAACAGTTGTGTCAATCCCATTTTGTATGCATTTTTGTCTGAAAATTTCAGACGAAGTTTTCGTCGATTACTTTGCTGTCTACCAGAACCTTGTAGCAAATACGCACACGAGAAAACAAACGTCAGAGGAATGGAAACCAGAGATACGTTGCTTAACAATGGCAGTTCAAAAAGTAAAAGTGAAAATGGCAAAGACAAAAATTGCAATGTTGGTGAATGTATTGAACTGAAAGCGCTCACTGAATTGTAA